From Brevibacillus marinus, a single genomic window includes:
- the lipA gene encoding lipoyl synthase: MLQRKPEWLKINLVTGEKLANFQELKQMMRGKTLHTVCEEAKCPNIHECWANRTATFMILGDICTRACRFCAVKTGLPTELDLAEPERVAEAAEQMGLRHVVVTSVARDDLSDGGASLFAATIQAIRRRLPLATVEVLIPDFQGDWNALKIVMDAKPDVLNHNVETVRRLSDRVRARAKYDRTLELLRRAKALQPTIPTKSSLMIGVGETIEEILETMDDLRAADVNILTIGQYLQPTRKHLNVEKYYHPDEFAYLREEGMKRGFQHVEAGPLVRSSYHAHEQANAAKAAAVRS; encoded by the coding sequence ATGCTGCAGCGCAAACCGGAATGGCTCAAAATCAATTTGGTCACGGGTGAAAAGTTGGCCAATTTTCAAGAACTGAAGCAAATGATGCGGGGCAAAACCCTGCACACCGTCTGTGAAGAGGCGAAATGTCCGAACATCCACGAGTGCTGGGCCAATCGCACAGCCACCTTCATGATACTGGGCGACATCTGTACGCGGGCCTGCCGTTTCTGCGCAGTCAAGACCGGCCTGCCGACGGAGCTGGATCTTGCCGAACCGGAGCGCGTGGCGGAAGCGGCCGAACAAATGGGGCTGCGCCATGTTGTCGTCACCTCCGTTGCGCGTGACGACCTGTCTGACGGAGGAGCTTCCCTGTTCGCCGCCACCATCCAAGCGATCCGTCGCCGCCTGCCGCTTGCCACTGTGGAAGTGCTGATCCCCGACTTTCAAGGCGACTGGAACGCGCTGAAAATCGTGATGGACGCCAAACCGGACGTGCTCAACCACAACGTCGAAACGGTGCGCCGCCTGTCCGACCGGGTGCGCGCGCGAGCCAAATACGACCGAACACTGGAACTTCTCCGGCGGGCCAAAGCGCTGCAGCCGACGATTCCGACCAAATCCAGTCTGATGATCGGGGTAGGCGAGACGATCGAAGAGATTCTGGAAACGATGGACGATCTTCGCGCGGCAGACGTCAATATCTTGACAATCGGCCAGTATTTGCAGCCAACCCGCAAACATCTGAACGTGGAAAAGTACTACCATCCTGATGAGTTCGCCTATCTGCGGGAGGAGGGGATGAAACGCGGCTTTCAGCATGTGGAAGCAGGCCCGCTGGTGCGCAGTTCCTATCACGCGCATGAACAGGCAAATGCGGCAAAGGCGGCGGCCGTCCGCTCGTAA
- a CDS encoding AAA family ATPase → MIIEELYIGGFGRWRETAFSFAPGLNLFVAPNEAGKTTLLHALFAALYGMKRDYLRATRYLDEYDRYCPWHPAPYETVIRYQLAGQGFRLHRCHDKEREQARLFREPELTEITHLYQEDRRKEYNFLERHLGLTRTLFLNVTWVRREPVQAARQLLPSMVRDSAADPLVHSLMAALEQELNSVGRKESAAQTVLGRLTRQLEQAERELARAEADWRAVQELSRSLADWQVKRNMLEAERKRIEADLERLSRAEADWQTDWQRSFAVTAAAELAAWAESAATEAERELHRQTAEELRQMEQEMAELREWSAEESKDGQSETAEHYLSFAGIAEAAWQQWLQDWYALSVYEKRQPGSAPLVDVNKLQADFRVGQEWAKEAERLQRECERLAAQIAETERTRQAAGVPSLAPAPLPEQERRTLASRTQRAAVNGKRRAARSTWGWYAAAVLAAGLGVWFGWSGQEIAAALLAVLAAAAVWAGQYVGRDGRRAPVAGAPTAAQAAELLQVANRLQARLAELQGELAAKQEERDKLQAALGKLLAEWDVPNWEAFLAMREKWLIQIHAHQAGEKEARERERLRMRLEKQMLEWGVPPHLPFEEAAALVLREHAEWEQRSRAEQERLRAALDRQKERARAAQRLEQLERQRAELLEKWGSAVREMLLRRKQELEQKRQQAEAARAQREEAIAALREQIAHARGEIGQRGEVAWAKAKSFYDDVKEKWEDARLRRDALCLAQTALQEAVEEWRSDIAPRLSQTASSVSRRLTKGRYEDVRVDPLQNFAVRVVEPQRRDIIEHDRFSSGTQDQLYFAQRIALLKTVSAGREPLPIFLDDHFLHYDQERLAAALDYLIELAEVHQVFLFSCHWREHDYLKPVISGTNRHKLHEWPGEAG, encoded by the coding sequence GTGATCATCGAAGAGCTGTATATCGGCGGCTTCGGCCGCTGGCGGGAGACTGCTTTTTCCTTTGCTCCCGGGCTCAATCTGTTCGTCGCCCCCAACGAAGCGGGCAAGACGACACTGCTGCACGCGCTGTTTGCCGCTCTCTACGGGATGAAGCGCGACTATTTGCGGGCCACTCGCTATTTGGACGAGTACGACCGCTACTGTCCCTGGCATCCCGCTCCCTACGAGACGGTGATCCGCTACCAGCTGGCCGGTCAGGGTTTTCGCCTGCACCGCTGTCACGATAAAGAACGGGAGCAGGCCCGACTGTTTCGCGAACCGGAGTTGACGGAGATTACGCATCTGTACCAGGAAGACCGGCGCAAGGAGTACAACTTCTTGGAGCGGCATCTCGGGCTCACCCGGACCTTGTTTCTCAACGTGACCTGGGTGCGCCGGGAGCCGGTGCAAGCGGCCCGGCAGCTGCTGCCCAGCATGGTCCGGGACAGTGCGGCGGATCCGCTGGTCCATTCGCTCATGGCCGCACTGGAGCAGGAGCTGAACAGCGTCGGCCGCAAGGAGAGCGCTGCGCAAACCGTGCTGGGAAGACTGACCCGACAGCTTGAGCAGGCCGAACGGGAATTGGCGCGCGCGGAAGCGGATTGGCGCGCGGTCCAGGAGCTCAGCCGCTCGCTGGCGGACTGGCAAGTGAAACGAAACATGCTGGAGGCGGAGCGGAAACGGATCGAGGCGGATCTGGAACGGCTCAGCCGGGCGGAAGCAGACTGGCAGACGGATTGGCAGCGCAGTTTTGCGGTAACCGCTGCCGCTGAACTGGCGGCCTGGGCGGAGTCCGCCGCGACGGAAGCGGAGCGGGAGCTGCATCGACAGACGGCTGAAGAGCTGCGACAAATGGAGCAGGAGATGGCAGAGCTGCGAGAATGGAGCGCGGAAGAGAGCAAGGATGGCCAGAGCGAAACAGCGGAGCACTACCTGTCCTTCGCCGGGATTGCGGAAGCTGCCTGGCAGCAGTGGCTGCAAGATTGGTACGCGCTGTCCGTATATGAAAAACGGCAGCCGGGAAGCGCTCCGCTCGTCGACGTGAACAAACTGCAGGCGGATTTCCGCGTCGGCCAGGAATGGGCCAAAGAGGCGGAGCGCCTGCAGCGGGAGTGCGAGCGGCTCGCCGCGCAGATCGCCGAGACGGAACGAACCCGGCAAGCAGCTGGCGTCCCGTCGCTTGCCCCTGCACCGCTGCCGGAGCAAGAGCGGCGCACACTGGCGAGCCGGACACAGCGCGCCGCCGTCAACGGGAAGCGGCGGGCAGCGCGCTCCACATGGGGATGGTATGCGGCGGCCGTGCTTGCGGCCGGGTTGGGCGTCTGGTTCGGCTGGAGCGGTCAGGAAATCGCCGCCGCCCTGTTGGCTGTGCTCGCGGCAGCGGCAGTCTGGGCCGGCCAGTACGTTGGCCGGGACGGACGGCGGGCTCCGGTTGCGGGGGCGCCAACAGCAGCACAAGCAGCGGAGCTGCTGCAGGTAGCGAACCGCCTGCAGGCCCGGTTGGCAGAGCTGCAGGGGGAACTGGCTGCGAAGCAGGAAGAACGGGACAAGCTGCAAGCGGCGTTGGGCAAGCTGCTGGCGGAGTGGGATGTGCCCAACTGGGAAGCGTTTTTGGCGATGCGCGAAAAATGGCTGATCCAGATCCACGCACACCAGGCTGGCGAGAAGGAAGCGCGGGAACGGGAGCGCCTCCGGATGCGGTTGGAAAAACAAATGCTGGAATGGGGCGTGCCGCCGCACCTACCGTTCGAAGAGGCAGCCGCGCTGGTGCTGCGGGAACACGCGGAGTGGGAGCAGCGCTCGCGGGCGGAACAGGAGCGCCTGCGCGCGGCATTGGACCGGCAGAAAGAGCGGGCCCGCGCGGCGCAACGGCTGGAACAGCTGGAACGGCAGCGGGCCGAGCTGCTCGAGAAGTGGGGCAGCGCGGTGCGCGAGATGCTGCTGCGCCGCAAACAGGAGCTGGAGCAAAAGCGGCAGCAAGCGGAAGCGGCGCGGGCGCAGCGCGAAGAGGCGATCGCCGCTCTGCGCGAGCAGATCGCACACGCCCGCGGCGAGATCGGGCAGCGCGGGGAAGTGGCCTGGGCCAAAGCCAAAAGTTTCTACGATGATGTCAAAGAAAAATGGGAGGACGCCCGGCTGCGGCGGGACGCGCTCTGCCTCGCGCAAACGGCTTTGCAGGAGGCGGTGGAGGAGTGGCGCTCCGACATCGCTCCCCGGCTCAGCCAGACGGCGTCCAGCGTGAGCAGGCGGTTGACCAAAGGCCGCTACGAAGACGTGCGGGTTGATCCCCTGCAGAACTTTGCGGTCCGCGTCGTGGAACCGCAGCGCCGCGACATCATCGAGCATGACCGGTTCTCCAGCGGCACGCAGGATCAGCTGTACTTTGCCCAGCGGATTGCGCTGTTGAAAACGGTCAGCGCGGGGCGGGAACCGCTGCCGATCTTCCTCGACGACCACTTCCTCCACTACGATCAGGAGCGGCTCGCGGCGGCGCTCGACTACCTGATCGAGCTGGCCGAAGTACATCAAGTCTTTTTGTTCAGCTGTCATTGGCGTGAACACGACTACCTGAAGCCGGTCATCAGCGGAACAAACCGCCACAAGCTTCACGAGTGGCCCGGGGAAGCGGGCTAA
- a CDS encoding metallophosphoesterase family protein, with amino-acid sequence MISFLHTADVHLDAPLKSLAEKYELRQQDFRRTMQRVRDLAVSRQVDFWLIAGDLLEYHGGTRATAAFLQELFASAAPIPVCIAPGNHDPWLEDSFYRSLDWPANVFFFTPEWGAYEFPEKSCVVYGWGFPQMHVDSSPLRDFPGKLPGYTHHLLVLHATVEEVGDHQPYAPISLAELAALGVDYAALGHIHKPQTYRHPQTGAVLAAYPGSPEGLTAKECGERTVLYGQIADDGSLLLEAIPVHSRQIRRIEVELLGAETMEAVLQRVEAALSGQWRDDLLFVELSGERASHLVPSLDVLHAQYASWFFVHFQDKSWPDLDEEGLLQQGGILARWLEKLREQAEQAADERERTIAQMARREALRLLGGLLR; translated from the coding sequence ATGATTTCATTTCTACATACGGCGGACGTCCACCTTGATGCGCCGCTCAAGTCGCTGGCGGAAAAATACGAGCTGAGGCAGCAGGACTTTCGCAGGACGATGCAGCGCGTGCGGGATCTCGCCGTCTCCCGGCAGGTTGACTTTTGGCTGATTGCCGGTGATCTGTTGGAATATCATGGGGGAACGCGCGCAACCGCCGCGTTTTTGCAGGAGCTGTTTGCCAGCGCGGCACCGATTCCGGTATGCATCGCCCCCGGCAATCACGACCCCTGGCTGGAAGATTCGTTTTACCGCTCGCTTGACTGGCCGGCCAACGTGTTTTTCTTTACCCCGGAATGGGGAGCCTACGAATTTCCTGAGAAATCGTGTGTCGTCTACGGCTGGGGTTTTCCCCAGATGCACGTCGATTCCTCCCCGCTGCGGGACTTTCCGGGGAAGCTGCCCGGCTACACCCACCATCTGCTCGTTCTGCACGCAACGGTGGAGGAGGTTGGCGATCATCAGCCGTACGCGCCGATCTCCTTGGCTGAACTGGCGGCATTGGGTGTGGATTACGCCGCTTTGGGGCATATTCACAAGCCGCAGACGTATCGCCACCCTCAGACGGGCGCCGTGTTGGCGGCCTATCCCGGCTCTCCGGAGGGGCTTACGGCAAAAGAATGCGGGGAGCGAACCGTCTTGTACGGGCAAATCGCCGATGACGGTTCGCTTCTCCTGGAGGCGATTCCCGTTCACTCCAGACAGATCCGCAGAATCGAAGTGGAGCTGCTGGGAGCGGAGACCATGGAGGCGGTGCTGCAACGAGTGGAGGCGGCGCTGTCCGGGCAGTGGCGTGATGACCTCCTGTTCGTCGAGCTAAGCGGTGAACGGGCCAGCCATCTCGTTCCTTCCCTCGACGTGCTGCACGCCCAGTACGCATCCTGGTTTTTTGTCCACTTCCAGGACAAGTCATGGCCTGACTTGGATGAAGAGGGGCTGCTTCAACAGGGCGGCATTCTCGCGCGTTGGCTGGAAAAGCTGCGGGAGCAAGCGGAGCAGGCCGCTGATGAACGGGAGCGGACGATCGCGCAAATGGCTCGCCGGGAAGCGCTTCGCCTGCTGGGGGGGCTGCTCCGGTGA
- a CDS encoding M23 family metallopeptidase → MRLLHLIIACSLCIPSVLLCSGPSSAAGSALSEPAAKGTPGRFSPKQERLELFQRMEALYGIPWYYLAAIDQYERTINHKRKPESPDNRLTAITIPPAVWSGYLNPEEDDTDEASISFFGGIGRDGSGDGLADRHHDLDVLTTLIHFLADFGFAREDFRIGVWMYYRRDRAVNTIDQFAAVYEKYQTLELDQHVFPIPKRYNYSYRSTWGDPRGWGGRRIHEGTDIFADYGTPVLATGYGVVEVVGWNRYGGWRVGIRDMDNVYHYFAHLSSFRKGLKVGDIVEPGQVIGYVGSSGYGRPGTSGKFPPHLHYGMYKDTGSAEWPFDPYPHLRRWERETRKKQK, encoded by the coding sequence ATGCGGTTACTCCACTTGATCATCGCATGCAGCCTCTGCATACCATCCGTCCTGCTCTGCAGCGGCCCAAGCAGCGCAGCAGGGTCTGCCCTGTCCGAACCGGCGGCGAAAGGAACGCCCGGCCGTTTCTCGCCCAAACAGGAGCGGCTGGAACTGTTCCAGCGGATGGAAGCCTTGTATGGTATCCCCTGGTACTACTTGGCTGCGATCGATCAGTATGAGCGAACGATCAACCACAAGCGGAAGCCGGAGTCCCCGGACAATCGATTGACCGCCATCACCATCCCTCCGGCTGTCTGGTCCGGTTACCTCAACCCGGAAGAAGACGATACGGATGAAGCGTCGATTTCCTTTTTTGGCGGGATCGGCAGGGATGGCTCCGGCGACGGACTGGCTGACCGGCACCATGACCTCGATGTGCTGACCACGCTCATCCACTTTTTGGCCGATTTCGGCTTTGCCCGCGAAGACTTCCGGATTGGCGTCTGGATGTACTATCGACGTGACCGTGCCGTAAACACAATCGATCAGTTTGCCGCTGTGTACGAAAAGTATCAGACGCTTGAACTGGATCAGCACGTATTTCCGATCCCCAAGCGCTACAACTACAGCTACCGCAGCACGTGGGGCGATCCGCGCGGCTGGGGCGGCAGACGGATCCACGAGGGTACGGACATCTTTGCCGACTATGGGACGCCGGTGTTGGCCACAGGTTACGGGGTTGTCGAAGTGGTCGGCTGGAACCGCTACGGGGGCTGGCGCGTCGGCATCCGCGACATGGACAATGTCTACCATTACTTCGCCCATCTCTCCTCTTTCCGCAAAGGGTTAAAAGTGGGCGATATCGTTGAGCCGGGCCAGGTGATCGGGTACGTCGGCAGTTCCGGTTACGGCAGGCCGGGCACATCCGGCAAGTTTCCGCCCCACCTGCACTACGGCATGTACAAGGACACCGGCTCCGCCGAGTGGCCGTTTGATCCGTACCCCCATTTGCGCCGCTGGGAGCGGGAGACGAGAAAAAAGCAAAAGTAG
- the tlp gene encoding small acid-soluble spore protein Tlp: protein MAKPDNRSDNVEKLQNMIENTMENIRESRDYMKAHKQEMTAEQYAQMQEKNERREQSIENYRAEIKDENSR, encoded by the coding sequence ATGGCCAAACCTGACAATCGCTCCGACAACGTGGAAAAGCTGCAAAACATGATCGAAAACACGATGGAAAACATCCGCGAGTCGCGCGACTACATGAAGGCGCACAAACAGGAGATGACTGCCGAACAATATGCGCAGATGCAGGAAAAAAACGAGCGCCGCGAGCAGAGCATCGAAAATTACCGCGCGGAAATCAAGGATGAAAACAGCAGATAA
- a CDS encoding ABC transporter substrate-binding protein codes for MRRDKLSRDKLKKGLAAVLLAASLVSLAACGSQSNSGSGSASAQQPATGESDDDVIRLGLTQFVEHPALDSVRKGILDGLADAGFTEGENLEVDYQNAHAEIANTVSIAQKFAGDKKDLVVAIATPSAQAVAKAITDVPIVFSTVTDPVSAQLVENLEKPGKNVTGTSDKVSMAQQLELIQQFVPDLKRLGVIYTTSEVNAEVQVKELEEAAKAKGIELIKSGISNSSEVQVGAQVILDKVQAILIPVDNTVVSSVEGVLIAAQKAKVPVFASDADTVKRGAVATHGINYYEMGVQTAQMAARILNGENPAEMPVEVTKKTDLIINETAAATFGLTIPDELKQSAAEIVK; via the coding sequence ATGAGAAGAGACAAGTTGAGCAGAGACAAACTGAAAAAAGGATTGGCCGCGGTTTTGCTTGCCGCATCGCTGGTCTCTCTGGCGGCCTGTGGTTCCCAGAGCAACAGCGGGTCGGGCAGCGCGAGCGCACAGCAGCCCGCCACAGGGGAAAGTGACGACGACGTAATCCGGCTGGGTTTGACCCAATTCGTGGAACATCCGGCGCTTGATTCCGTCCGTAAAGGGATCCTCGACGGATTGGCCGACGCCGGGTTTACGGAAGGGGAAAACCTGGAGGTTGATTATCAAAACGCGCACGCGGAGATCGCCAACACCGTTTCCATTGCGCAAAAATTTGCCGGCGACAAAAAAGATCTGGTCGTGGCCATTGCCACACCGTCCGCGCAGGCGGTGGCCAAAGCGATTACCGATGTGCCGATCGTGTTCAGCACGGTAACCGATCCGGTGAGTGCGCAGCTTGTGGAAAACCTGGAAAAACCGGGTAAAAACGTCACCGGGACATCGGATAAAGTGTCAATGGCACAGCAGTTGGAGCTGATTCAGCAGTTCGTTCCCGATCTGAAGCGGTTGGGAGTTATCTATACGACCTCGGAAGTAAACGCGGAAGTGCAGGTGAAAGAGCTGGAAGAAGCGGCGAAGGCAAAAGGGATTGAGCTGATCAAGTCCGGTATCAGCAACTCGTCCGAAGTGCAGGTGGGTGCGCAGGTCATCCTCGACAAGGTCCAGGCGATCCTCATCCCGGTTGACAATACCGTCGTCTCTTCCGTGGAAGGCGTACTGATTGCCGCGCAAAAAGCGAAGGTTCCCGTATTCGCGTCCGATGCCGACACCGTGAAGCGGGGAGCTGTCGCCACGCACGGCATCAACTACTATGAAATGGGCGTGCAGACGGCGCAGATGGCAGCGCGGATCCTGAACGGGGAAAATCCGGCGGAGATGCCGGTTGAAGTAACCAAGAAAACCGATCTCATCATTAACGAAACGGCGGCCGCGACGTTTGGCCTGACCATACCGGATGAATTGAAGCAGAGTGCGGCCGAGATTGTGAAGTAA
- the ltrA gene encoding group II intron reverse transcriptase/maturase → MDLLEKVLSRDNLKAALKRVEANKGAPGVDGVSTEQLRDYLRQHWTTIRSQIEAGTYKPSPVRRVEIPKPDGGVRLLGIPTVVDRLIQQAILQVLTPIFDPDFSDSSFGFRPRRRAHDAVRKAQQFIQEGYRYVVDIDLEKFFDRVNHDILMSRVARKVKDKRLLKLIRAYLQSGVMVNGVCVTTEEGTPQGGPLSPLLANILLDDLDKELERRGHRFCRYADDCNIYVRTQRAGERVKASVERYLTRELKLKVNQQKSAVDKPCKRKFLGFSFAPGKEARIRLHPKSVIRLKERIRQWTNPHWSISMQERIQKLNQYLMGWIGYFALAEAKTHLLRIEEWIRRRLRLCLWTQWKRVRTRYRELRSLGLSHSRALEIANTRKGAWRTTKTPHMHKALGIAYWQQQGLMSLVQRYFALRQAW, encoded by the coding sequence ATGGACCTGCTGGAGAAGGTTCTGTCAAGGGACAACCTCAAAGCCGCCCTCAAACGGGTGGAAGCCAACAAAGGTGCTCCAGGAGTCGACGGTGTTTCAACCGAACAACTGCGCGACTACCTTCGCCAGCACTGGACGACCATACGGTCGCAAATCGAGGCGGGAACCTACAAGCCATCTCCCGTCCGCAGGGTCGAAATCCCGAAACCTGACGGGGGAGTGCGGCTGCTAGGCATCCCCACCGTGGTGGACCGCCTGATCCAGCAGGCCATCCTGCAAGTGTTGACTCCCATCTTTGACCCAGATTTCTCCGACTCCAGCTTCGGATTCCGCCCAAGACGTCGTGCCCACGACGCGGTGCGGAAGGCACAGCAGTTCATTCAGGAAGGATACCGGTACGTGGTCGACATCGACCTGGAGAAGTTCTTCGACCGGGTCAACCATGACATCCTGATGAGCCGGGTAGCTCGCAAAGTGAAGGACAAGCGTCTCCTGAAACTTATCCGCGCTTACCTGCAATCCGGGGTGATGGTCAACGGGGTGTGCGTCACGACGGAAGAGGGAACACCGCAAGGTGGTCCTTTAAGTCCGTTGTTGGCCAACATTCTGCTGGACGACTTGGACAAGGAGCTGGAAAGGAGAGGACACCGTTTCTGCCGCTACGCGGACGACTGCAATATCTATGTCCGTACACAACGCGCGGGGGAACGGGTAAAGGCGAGCGTGGAGCGATACTTGACCAGGGAACTCAAACTCAAAGTAAACCAACAGAAAAGTGCAGTGGATAAACCGTGCAAGCGAAAGTTTCTCGGATTCAGCTTCGCTCCGGGAAAAGAAGCGCGGATACGCCTGCACCCCAAATCGGTCATCCGGTTGAAAGAACGGATTCGCCAATGGACCAACCCGCATTGGAGCATTTCCATGCAGGAGCGAATTCAAAAACTCAACCAATACCTCATGGGGTGGATCGGGTATTTTGCATTGGCCGAGGCGAAAACCCATCTTCTGCGAATAGAGGAATGGATTCGCCGAAGGCTCCGGCTCTGTCTGTGGACGCAGTGGAAACGAGTCCGTACGCGTTATCGCGAACTTCGTTCGCTGGGCCTTTCCCACAGCAGAGCGCTGGAAATTGCAAACACCCGCAAGGGGGCATGGCGGACAACGAAAACGCCGCACATGCACAAAGCCCTTGGCATTGCCTACTGGCAACAACAAGGGCTGATGAGTTTGGTACAGCGATATTTTGCACTCCGTCAAGCTTGGTGA
- the yunB gene encoding sporulation protein YunB → MAVFRARRRIRRPLSKTKAFFIALVLFLALSIQMLIVVERRLEPTLLILASQKAEQLAKQAISDAVTKRIAQTGVDFNEIVKIEKDNEGKIQAYEFNFKEYSRIVGETTSRIQNRLKEFEEEQVDRYIPLGLATGSSFLAQMGPRLPVTFVPVGSVKTRLETELDEAGINMVLATVYIFVEVDLRIVIPFATEEKTVVTKIPITHSLIIGEVPQYLYDSKEGKPDVPRPSPNGNSFGSENID, encoded by the coding sequence GTGGCAGTGTTTCGAGCGCGTCGGCGTATTCGCAGGCCGTTGTCGAAGACCAAAGCTTTTTTTATCGCACTCGTCCTGTTTTTGGCGCTGTCGATCCAGATGCTGATTGTCGTCGAACGGCGGCTTGAGCCTACTTTGTTGATTCTCGCTTCGCAAAAAGCGGAGCAGCTTGCCAAACAAGCGATCTCGGATGCTGTCACCAAGCGAATCGCCCAGACAGGTGTTGACTTCAACGAGATTGTCAAGATCGAAAAAGATAACGAGGGCAAAATCCAGGCCTACGAATTTAACTTTAAGGAGTATTCGCGGATTGTCGGGGAAACGACCTCGCGGATCCAGAATCGGCTCAAAGAGTTTGAAGAGGAGCAGGTGGATCGCTACATTCCCCTCGGCTTGGCCACGGGCAGCAGTTTTCTCGCGCAGATGGGCCCCCGTCTGCCGGTTACGTTTGTGCCGGTTGGCTCCGTGAAGACGCGCCTGGAGACGGAACTGGACGAAGCCGGCATCAATATGGTGCTGGCGACGGTCTACATCTTCGTGGAAGTGGACCTGCGGATCGTCATTCCCTTTGCCACGGAAGAGAAGACGGTCGTCACCAAAATTCCGATCACGCATTCGCTGATCATCGGCGAAGTGCCGCAATACCTCTACGACAGCAAAGAAGGCAAGCCGGATGTGCCGCGTCCGTCCCCAAACGGCAACAGCTTCGGAAGCGAAAATATTGACTAA
- a CDS encoding Gmad2 immunoglobulin-like domain-containing protein, whose product MKKRLILILSVCLLLGGCGFLQSSQPNETEAPAANGGEPGGVNDRVPPTGENEPAQHPDEAESLGQRQPSAAGETSGQPSDEAAADDNASGNESFREVEVTKDGEDSYTVTGQARVFEGVVHYVVEDGHNELLTGQVLAKKGAPEWSDFAITFQVTKAEPNSTLIVYLFEKSAKDGSRRNELPIPLP is encoded by the coding sequence GTGAAGAAACGACTGATCCTGATCTTGTCAGTATGCCTGCTGCTTGGGGGCTGCGGGTTTCTCCAATCGTCGCAGCCGAATGAAACCGAGGCACCCGCCGCGAATGGCGGCGAACCAGGCGGCGTAAACGACCGTGTGCCGCCAACGGGGGAAAACGAGCCAGCGCAACATCCGGACGAAGCGGAATCTCTCGGCCAGAGGCAGCCATCCGCAGCTGGGGAGACATCCGGGCAGCCGTCTGACGAAGCCGCAGCCGATGACAACGCCTCCGGGAACGAAAGCTTCCGCGAAGTGGAAGTCACGAAAGACGGCGAGGACTCGTACACCGTAACGGGCCAGGCACGCGTGTTTGAAGGCGTGGTTCATTACGTCGTGGAGGACGGTCACAACGAACTGCTGACAGGACAGGTATTGGCGAAAAAGGGCGCGCCGGAGTGGAGCGACTTTGCGATCACGTTTCAGGTAACGAAAGCGGAGCCCAATTCCACGCTGATTGTGTATCTGTTTGAGAAGAGTGCGAAAGACGGGAGCAGGCGCAACGAACTGCCCATCCCCTTGCCCTGA
- a CDS encoding ABC transporter permease, with amino-acid sequence MKKALEAIRAADGWFARFKSDSRRGDDLPHHPFWVIVQKEVADHLHSWRFNILLLLLVLTCFGSLYTAMMSIREAVPADDSLHSHLFLKLFTVSDGTLPSFITFVGFLGPLLGIGLGFDAINSERNKGTLSRLLSQPIHRDYVLNAKFVAALLVISAMFFALGLLVMGLGILMIGIPPTPEEFWRIIVFLLLSVCYVAFWLNLAILFSVRFRQPATSALASIAVWIFFSVFFAMIVNLIATATFPSQADAGSLLSHQQFVTYLLRLSPSQLFSEATMTMLTPSIRSLGPLTMEQVYGAIPSPLPLGQSLLLIWPHTIGLIAATAVCFGISYVLFMRQEIRSR; translated from the coding sequence ATGAAAAAAGCGCTGGAGGCGATCCGGGCGGCTGACGGCTGGTTTGCCCGCTTCAAGAGCGACAGCAGGCGGGGGGATGACCTGCCGCATCACCCGTTCTGGGTGATTGTGCAGAAGGAAGTGGCCGATCACCTGCACAGCTGGCGCTTCAATATCCTGCTCTTGCTGTTGGTGCTGACCTGCTTCGGCTCCCTGTATACGGCGATGATGTCCATCCGCGAGGCGGTGCCAGCCGACGATTCGCTTCATTCGCATCTGTTTCTCAAGCTGTTTACCGTTTCCGACGGTACGCTGCCGTCGTTTATCACGTTTGTCGGCTTTTTGGGACCGCTGTTGGGGATCGGGCTCGGTTTTGATGCGATCAACTCGGAGCGCAACAAAGGGACGCTGAGCCGTCTGCTCTCGCAGCCGATCCACCGCGACTACGTGTTGAACGCCAAGTTTGTCGCGGCGCTGTTGGTCATCAGTGCGATGTTTTTCGCGCTCGGCTTGCTGGTGATGGGGCTGGGCATCCTGATGATCGGTATTCCGCCCACGCCGGAAGAGTTCTGGCGGATCATCGTCTTTTTGCTGCTCAGCGTTTGTTATGTCGCCTTTTGGCTGAACCTGGCCATCCTGTTTTCCGTCCGCTTTCGGCAGCCGGCGACATCGGCCTTGGCGAGCATTGCGGTCTGGATTTTTTTCAGCGTCTTCTTTGCGATGATCGTCAATCTGATCGCAACCGCTACCTTTCCCAGCCAGGCGGATGCGGGAAGTCTGCTCAGCCACCAGCAGTTTGTCACCTATTTGCTGCGCCTCTCGCCAAGCCAGTTGTTTAGCGAAGCGACGATGACCATGCTCACCCCGTCGATCCGCAGTCTGGGACCGCTGACGATGGAGCAGGTGTACGGCGCGATCCCCAGCCCCCTGCCGCTGGGGCAGAGTCTGCTGTTGATCTGGCCGCACACGATCGGCTTGATCGCGGCGACGGCTGTTTGCTTCGGAATCTCCTACGTGCTGTTCATGCGCCAGGAGATCCGCTCCCGCTAA